From the Gemmatimonadota bacterium genome, the window GTATCTGGCGCGACATTGCACGCTTCAGTGAGCGCGACGCATGGCCGGTATACCGCTTGTCGAAGAGTGGGGTGATCTCACAGCTCGGCACACTCACCGGCATCACGGGCATCGCACCGGTCACGCGCTTGGAGTTGCTCCCCTACGGCGTTGCCAAGAATGCGAGCGAGCCAACGGCCACCGGTGCGCGGTCAGTGAACCACGGGACGGTGGGGCTCGACATCAAAGCCGGGCTGACGTCCAATGTCACGGTGGACGCCACCATCAATCCGGACTTTGGTCAGGTTGAAGCCGATCCGGCGGTGCTCAATCTCTCGGCGTTTGAAATTCGCTTTGATGAACGTCGTCCGTTCTTTCAGGAGGGCGCGGGGCTCTACCGTTGCTCTGGGCCGTGCGAGGGAATCTTCTACACGCGGCGCATTGGGCGCACGCCGCAGTTGCGCGCGTCGGCGAACGATCCGTGGTTTACGCCGATTGTCGGCGCCGCGAAACTCACCGGACGCTTTACCGACGGCACCGCCATCGGAATCGTGGAGACGGTGACGGACCGCGTGATCGGATCCAACGGCACGACGATTGAACCGCGCTCTAACTATCTCGTGCTGCGCGGCGTCCGCGAATTTGATCGCGGGCTCTCGCAGTTTGGATTTGAAATTACCGACGTGCGCCGTGCGCTCGACGCGGCCACCGAGCCGTATTTGCGTCGGTCCGCCACGATGGCGGTGCTCCAAGGGTACACGCGACTCTTCAGCGACGACTGGCGCGCCATGATGTACGCCGGCGTCAATCATGTGGACGGGAGCCGGTCGGCGATCGCGCTCACTCAGCTCGGCAGCGTCCACTATTTTCAGCGGCCCGACGGCGACGAACATTTTGACTCCACGCGAACCGCCCTCGGTGGATATGTGATTGGCGGCGAACTCACCAAACTCGCTGGGCGCGTGCGGTACGACGGATTCTACCGCTATGCCACCGGTGGCATCGAAGCCAACGACTTTGGCTTCGTGACGCTCGTCAACGACGTGAGCGCGCGCCATCAAATTGATTTTCTGCAACTGACGCCCACCGACTGGTTTCGGTCGGCCTTCACATCGCTCGCACTCGACTCCCATTGGACGACGGGCGGGTTGCCCACGTCGGAAGTGTTTCAGGCACGGTCGAGCATGGTATTGCCGAACTATTGGGGCGGCATCGTCACGTACACGCTGAGCGAGTTTGGCGGCACGTCCTGTGTGAGTTGTGCGCGTGGTGGTCCGGCACTGCGCCAATCACCCAAGCACGGGATTCGACTCGACCTCACCCCCGATCCGCGCCTCAAACTATTGCCGCACGCCGCGCTGCGCGCAGGCACCAGTGACGAAGGGCGCTCGTCCTACCGCGGCGGCGACCTCGGCGCGGACCTCCGAGTGGCGAGCCGCTTTTCGGCATCGCTCGGCGGCTCGTTTGACCATGTGGTGAACGATCAGCAATGGGTCGCCAACTACGGTGACCCCCTACGCGACAGCACGCACTACACCTTTGCCCGCCTCGATCAAAATATTCTGGCGATCACCGCCAGGATCAACTGGACGGCAACGCCGAATCTGTCATTCCAACTCTACGGGCAGCCGTTCCTGAGCACGGGATCGTACGACGCGTGGCGACAACTCGCCTCGCCGCATGCGTCGCGTTACGACGCGCGATTCCGCGTGTACAGTGCGAGTGCGCCCAGTGGCTTCAACGTGAAGCAGTTCAACTCGAACATCGTGGTGCGCTGGGAGTATCGTCCGGCCAGCACGCTATTCGTGGTCTGGCAGCAGGGGCGTCTCCAGAGCGACCGCGACCTCGGCAGCTTTGATGCAACACGGGACGTGTCGCATTTGTTTGCGTCACGCCCCGACAACACCGTGCTCGTGAAAATGAGTTGGTGGCTCAACCCCTAACAGGGGCGCGGACTACTCGACGCGCAGCACGTTGAGCACTTTGTGTCCCGACTTCCACAAGTCGTCGAGAAACATCTCCATCCGTCCGCCGCTAAAGCGAGCGACGCACACCGGTCGGTCGCCCTGCTCGGTGACGATGAAACTGTTTACGCGCACCCCGCGGCGACGCGTGGCGTCGGCCAACCAGACGAAGATGTCTTCGCCGACCGTCACGTCGAAGGTCACGCGCGCATCGCCCGACGCCGTCTCGAGGATGTTGGCGAACGCGTGAAAGATGTCGGACTCGGTGATGATCCCCACGAGCGTGCCATCGCGCACCACGGGAAGGGCGCCGATTTTTTCGTGGCGCATCGCGGTCGCGGCTTCTTCGATCGGCGATTCCGGCGTGGTGGTAATGGGGTCGTGCCGCATCACATCGCCGGCCGTGAGCACGGCCGAGCGAATGTCCGGTGTAAGGGGATCGGAGCCGGCGGGGAGTGCGCGCAGCAACTCCGTGAGCGAAAGCAGCCCGACCACCTTGGGCGTGCCATCGCGAATCGCCAGCACCGGGAGATTCCGGATGTTGCGCGATTTCATCAATACGGCGGCTTGGCCCACCGGCATACTCTGCTCAATGGTGAGCACGTCCCGCGACATCCACATGCTGACGATCATCCAACCTCCCTTCGGTCCACGCGCGCCGTGCTCGTTACGGATTTAGGGCGGCGGAACCGCCCCACCGTGCGTACGCCACGGCACTTCTTTCATCCCAAGGAGCTTCACACGACGTTCCGTGAGCTCCCGCAAAAAGCTTTCACTCAACAGCACATCCAAATCTCGTTGCCGCCACGGCGCTCCCCAGGCGTCTACGCCTTCGGTGAGGGCACGTAACTCCGGATCGTCGTAGCCCGGATGCACCACCAACCTCGAGACACCAGCCGGTGCTCCGCGCACCACAGCTTCGTACCAACGCGGCCATCGCGCCGGTGTTTCGACTGGCGTGATCGCCGTGCTCACTTCGAGCATCGGCCCCGTACCGAGGGCCAAGGCCAACGTTCCCCACTCGGTTGGGCCGGTGCGAGACAGCACCACGGTCACCGCTTCGTCCGCCACGATCCGAACCAAGGCGTCGGCAAACCGTCCACCGCCGCCATACAACGCATTCTTGTGCACATCGAGATGCGTGACGTGCACCCCCGCAGCGCGCGCCAACATCAGCTGCGCGCGAATCTCCTGCTCCACCTCGCGTGCATCAGCACGCGATCCGTCAAAGCGACGCCGGAAAGCGCCGGTGCTGTCGGTGAGGGTCGGCACCACGGACGGTGGCATCACCGGACGCCACCGCGCATGCGGCCACTCAGCGCTCAACACCACGTGCAAGCCGACGTCCACTTCTGGATGCGCCCGCAACCACGCGGCTGCGTCGTCGAAGGCATCGCCCACGACCATCACGCTCACCGAACTCACGGTGCCGCGCGACACCGCTTCAAAAACGCCGCGGTTCACCGAGCGGGACATCCCCACGTCCACCGCACTCACTACCATGAGTTTCGGCCGCGGGGTGAACGTTTGTGAGCGTAGGTTTGAGGAAGTCGCGAGAATCGCGACCACCACACAGGCATATCGCATACCAATACGCCTAACTTGTTGCTGCACTTATAGTTACGGCGCTATGGCGAGGGCGAGAATCAGGCGCGAGAGGGCGTCCAAATCCCGCAGGTCGAGCACTTCGCCGGGGGTATGCGAGTAACGCCCGGGCCAAGAGAGCCCAATATCCGGTGGGCCGAACCCGCCAATCGCGGAACCGTCCGTGGAGCCGTGCGTGGTGCCCACCTGCAAGGGGATCGCATTGGCCTTGGCCACGCGCATCACGCGATCACGTTCGGCGCGTGGCGCAACGCTGCCATCGTCGAGTCCACGCAACACCGCGCCTTGACCGAGTGGCGCGTAGGCAAACATCGGCTGCTCGAGTGGTGTGTCGGAGGACACGAAGGTGTCCACCGCGTACACACGCTGCAGCCCTCCACCAGCCACCGCACCCCACGCGCGTGCGCCAATAAGCCCGCCTTCCTCACCCACCGTCCATACGAAAATCACTTTGTGTTTGAGCGTGGCGGGATTGAGCCGCTGCACGGCGAGCAACAGCGCCGTGGATCCGGTGCGATCGTCCGACGAGCGTCCGGTGATTCGGGTGCCAGCGAGGCGTGTGGCGTGTTTGTCGCCGATAATCGCGGAGCCCGTGCGCACCCCGCGCCCCACGAGCGCGGCGGAGTCGAGTCCAAACCACGCGACGAGCCGCGGCGGGCTTTTTACGCGGGCGCTGTCGCGCGGCACGAACACACCAGAGAGCGGGCTCGCCGTGTTTCCGTTGGCATCGGCGTCAAAGAAGAGCACGGCGGGCTGCCCTTCCCACGCGGATGGAATCACGCCGCCTTTGCGCGTCAGCGTGACGGTGCCGTCGCCGAGGATGCGATCGACTTCAAAGCTGACTTCGTCGACGTGTGCTACAAAGGCTACGGAATCACGTTCGGGGCCCGCCTCTACAATCAGATTGCCCGTGGCGTCGACTTTCGCCCGCGCCCGCGCCCACTCGGGAAGTGCGGCACGCACGGCATTGCGCACCCGCCACTCGTGGCCGGGGACGCCAGGCAGATCGAGCAGCGACATCACCATCCGTTCGGCGTTCTCATGCGCGTCGGTACGTGGCCGACGAGCGACGGTGGCGATGGCTGGAGGGGCGACCCAACCCGCGTCTGCAGCGAGCGTGACGCCGGCCGCTTTCGCAGTCGACTCGAGCAATGCTGCGGCCTCGTTGGCGTGAATGGTTTCGACGCGCGAACCCGCAAATCGTACGCGCGCAGACACCGCACGGGCACCGGTAACCGTGTTGACCTCACGCGCGGACGCGCCGATCACGAAAAGAGAATCCACGCGCCCGAGCCGCTGCAGCGCGGCCGTCAGACCGCGCCATCCCATCACGTGACGCGCGGACAGGATGAACACCGTCTCACCGCTTGCCACGCGCCCCTCGGCGGCGGTGGCCACCGCCGCACACGCGGTGCGACTCAACGCCCCCGCCCCGCTGGCATAGCCTTCAAAGCTCCACGCCGGACGCGTGGGGGTCACAGGATCAAGCAGCGCGATGCCGATGCGCTCCGCTTCCGCGCGCGAGGACACGCCGACATCTACCCACAGTTGATCGACGCCCACGACGGTCGTGTCCGCGCGGTGCTGGCGAGTAAAGTGCCCATTGGCGATCGCCACCACGCCGGCCACCGTGCCATGCGCGGTGTGAATCTGCACGCGCTGCGCTTCGAGTGACTGATCGGCGAGCGGATGTTCCAGCGCCGTGCCGATGCGATGCAGGCGCAGATAGCCGTCGGCGGTGATGGCACTCACCACGTACGCGTGCATGTCGAGCCCGCAAGCGACGACGCGACGTGGAGCGCCCTGCCCCACCCGCTTAATGAGATTCCCCGACAGGTCGCGCGACCAGCCATGCAACGACTTGAGGAGCGGATCGGTGGCGAGTTCCTCGGAGCCCGGCGGCGCGGTCATCGCCATCCAACGCGAGAGTGTTTCCGCGGTACGGGAGGCGTCGCCTTGCGCGCTCAGGCGGGCGGCGGCGAACGCGAGGGCGAGGGCGATTTTTGAGAGGTTGGTCATACGTGTAAGCTGTGGGCGCGAAGGGCTTGGCGGCAATGTGTGTGGCCCGCGCAACACGATTTAATGCGCGGCGAATGTGGCACCGCCGATGAGGCCGTGCCTACGGCCGTCTACTGTTCGCCGAGCGGCGTCGCGCGCGTGGTGTAGGCGACGGTCTCGTAGGCGAGGCCTGTGTAGTGCCGGAGACCGATGGCGCCGGCGCCGTGGGCCTGTAACCATGCCGGGAGATCGGTGAGGTCGGCGGCGCGATGATAGGCGGCAATCGCGACGAACGGCGTGTGCCGGAGCGTCTCGCGCGAGCCCGCGAGCGCAGCGGCTTCTTGGCCTTCGACGTCTATTTTGATCATCTGCGCGGCGCCGGCGAGGCAATCGTCCACGCGCACGACGGG encodes:
- a CDS encoding DUF5916 domain-containing protein, which produces MVALNGVAVDAAFSQVTVPSGPAASAAPRTTAGAARETTARAVRTATPPVIDGRDDDAGWAAAQRLTDFRQFDPGENLDPSFRSEARVLFDDRYLYVLVRAFDPHPDSIVTLLSRRDVKTASDQLKIVIDAFHDGRTGVEMAVNPAGVKRDYSIYSDGIEDQTWDGVWDAATRIDALGWIAEFRVPFSQLRFNPMAEHTFGFGIWRDIARFSERDAWPVYRLSKSGVISQLGTLTGITGIAPVTRLELLPYGVAKNASEPTATGARSVNHGTVGLDIKAGLTSNVTVDATINPDFGQVEADPAVLNLSAFEIRFDERRPFFQEGAGLYRCSGPCEGIFYTRRIGRTPQLRASANDPWFTPIVGAAKLTGRFTDGTAIGIVETVTDRVIGSNGTTIEPRSNYLVLRGVREFDRGLSQFGFEITDVRRALDAATEPYLRRSATMAVLQGYTRLFSDDWRAMMYAGVNHVDGSRSAIALTQLGSVHYFQRPDGDEHFDSTRTALGGYVIGGELTKLAGRVRYDGFYRYATGGIEANDFGFVTLVNDVSARHQIDFLQLTPTDWFRSAFTSLALDSHWTTGGLPTSEVFQARSSMVLPNYWGGIVTYTLSEFGGTSCVSCARGGPALRQSPKHGIRLDLTPDPRLKLLPHAALRAGTSDEGRSSYRGGDLGADLRVASRFSASLGGSFDHVVNDQQWVANYGDPLRDSTHYTFARLDQNILAITARINWTATPNLSFQLYGQPFLSTGSYDAWRQLASPHASRYDARFRVYSASAPSGFNVKQFNSNIVVRWEYRPASTLFVVWQQGRLQSDRDLGSFDATRDVSHLFASRPDNTVLVKMSWWLNP
- a CDS encoding CBS domain-containing protein; the encoded protein is MIVSMWMSRDVLTIEQSMPVGQAAVLMKSRNIRNLPVLAIRDGTPKVVGLLSLTELLRALPAGSDPLTPDIRSAVLTAGDVMRHDPITTTPESPIEEAATAMRHEKIGALPVVRDGTLVGIITESDIFHAFANILETASGDARVTFDVTVGEDIFVWLADATRRRGVRVNSFIVTEQGDRPVCVARFSGGRMEMFLDDLWKSGHKVLNVLRVE
- a CDS encoding ChbG/HpnK family deacetylase; its protein translation is MVVSAVDVGMSRSVNRGVFEAVSRGTVSSVSVMVVGDAFDDAAAWLRAHPEVDVGLHVVLSAEWPHARWRPVMPPSVVPTLTDSTGAFRRRFDGSRADAREVEQEIRAQLMLARAAGVHVTHLDVHKNALYGGGGRFADALVRIVADEAVTVVLSRTGPTEWGTLALALGTGPMLEVSTAITPVETPARWPRWYEAVVRGAPAGVSRLVVHPGYDDPELRALTEGVDAWGAPWRQRDLDVLLSESFLRELTERRVKLLGMKEVPWRTHGGAVPPP
- a CDS encoding M20/M25/M40 family metallo-hydrolase; protein product: MTNLSKIALALAFAAARLSAQGDASRTAETLSRWMAMTAPPGSEELATDPLLKSLHGWSRDLSGNLIKRVGQGAPRRVVACGLDMHAYVVSAITADGYLRLHRIGTALEHPLADQSLEAQRVQIHTAHGTVAGVVAIANGHFTRQHRADTTVVGVDQLWVDVGVSSRAEAERIGIALLDPVTPTRPAWSFEGYASGAGALSRTACAAVATAAEGRVASGETVFILSARHVMGWRGLTAALQRLGRVDSLFVIGASAREVNTVTGARAVSARVRFAGSRVETIHANEAAALLESTAKAAGVTLAADAGWVAPPAIATVARRPRTDAHENAERMVMSLLDLPGVPGHEWRVRNAVRAALPEWARARAKVDATGNLIVEAGPERDSVAFVAHVDEVSFEVDRILGDGTVTLTRKGGVIPSAWEGQPAVLFFDADANGNTASPLSGVFVPRDSARVKSPPRLVAWFGLDSAALVGRGVRTGSAIIGDKHATRLAGTRITGRSSDDRTGSTALLLAVQRLNPATLKHKVIFVWTVGEEGGLIGARAWGAVAGGGLQRVYAVDTFVSSDTPLEQPMFAYAPLGQGAVLRGLDDGSVAPRAERDRVMRVAKANAIPLQVGTTHGSTDGSAIGGFGPPDIGLSWPGRYSHTPGEVLDLRDLDALSRLILALAIAP